The Candidatus Eisenbacteria bacterium DNA window TGGAAGTGCGCTTCCACGGCCTGCCCGCCGGCCTCATGCCGTTCACCGGCATGGTGCGTTTCTACGCGAAGGAGCTGCGGCCGCGCTTCCAGGTCTATGCGTCGCCGGTCAACATCTCTCCCGTGGCGCCCGCCCAGGAGATCTCGACGCCGTCGCGCTTCGCCCCCGAGCTGGCCCGTCTGCTCGGCCCTTTCTACACGCAGGGGATGCCCGAGGACACGAACGCCCTCAAGGACAAGATGTTCACGGACGACGACTACGTGTCACAGGTTGCGCTCGTGCAGAAGGACGAGCAGACGATGCTGGACGTCGCCTTGTCACGCTTCGATCGCGGCGACACGACGTTCGTGTACCTCTCCGACATCGACCTGCAGTGCCACATGCTGTGGCGCCACAAGGATCCCAAGTATCCCGACGCGCCCCCCCACCCGGCTCGTGAGGACGCAGCCGCTCGCGTGCACGCGGACGACATCGAGGGCTATTACCGTCACGTCGATGGCCTGCTGGGTGAGGTGCGCGCCCGCCTGCCCCCAGACGCGCTCCTCGTCGTGATGTCGGACCACGGCTTCCAGCCCTTCACGCGCGAGATCCATCTCGACGCCTGGTTGCGCGACCACGGCTGGCTCGTCTTGAAGGACGGCAAGCAGGTCGGCCGCATCGCCAACGGCGACGTCGACTGGACGAAGACGCGCGCCTACGGGATCGGCTTCAACAGCATCTACCTGAATCTCGCGGGCCGGGAGGCCCAGGGGATCGTCTCCCCGGCGGAAGCCGACGGCGTCATGGCCAGGCTCTCGGACGAGCTCCGTGCGTTCACCGATCCAGCAGACGGCAAGCCCATCGTCCGCCGTGTCATCCGCGGCAAGGACGCGTACCACGGCAGCCGCGTCGCCGAAGCGCCCGACCTGGTCGTCGGCTACGACGTCGGCTACGGCGCATCCGACGAGACGACGCTCGGGGAGGTGACGCCGGAGGTCATCGCCGACAACAGGTCGCGCTGGTCCGGCAACCATCTCATGGATCCCGAGGTCGTGCCCGGGATTCTGCTGTCCAACCGCAAGGTCGTCGGCGAGGGACACAACCTCGTCGACGTGACCGCCACCATTCTCGCCTGGTATGGCCTTCCGCTGAACGAAGGCATGTCCGGCAAGTCCATCTTCTGACCAAGGGAGTCGCCATGTTGGGATTCGGAAAGACGGTATCGGTCAAGATCGACAAGGACCTCCACGCCCGCCTGACGAAAGTCGCGGACGTTGCAGGCTACGCCACGGTCGACGAGTTCGTCGCCCACGTCCTCGAGAAGGAGATGCTCCACTTCGACGACTCGAAGAACGACGACGAGATCCGGGCCAAGCTGAAGGGTCTCGGCTACATCTCCTAGGCCGCGGGCATCCCGATGAACGCTTTCAATGCGGTCGCGAGCACCCTATTCGACGTCGTCCTCGCGCCGTTCGGCCACCGGCAGGCATGGTTCGACCTCCTCGTGTGGCCGATCCTCGCCGGCATCGTGGCGCTCCTCGTGTACAAGAGGGTCAGCAACCAGGCTGGGATCGCCCGTGCCAAGAACGGCATCGTCGTCAACCTCCTCGAGGTGGTCCTGTACCGCGACGACCTCGCGGGCGTGCTCGGCTCGACGGCGCGCGCCCTGGGGCACAACGTGCTCTACCTCGCGCACAACGTGCTGCCCATGTTGGTGATGATCGTGCCGATGACGGCCGTACTGGTGCAGCTGGTGGCGCACTACGCTCTCGCTCCCATTGCGGCGGGCTCGGTCGAGCTGGTCACCGCCCGTCTCGACCCCGCCGTCACGCGCGTGAAGCCCACCGACCTGCGCCTCGAGCTGCCGGACGGCGTGGTTCTCGACGCGCCGCCGGTCCATACGGCGGACGGCGAGGTCGTGTGGCGCGTGCGCGCCGAGAAGGAGGGCGACTACGCGCTGAAGATCCACGCGGGCGACCAGGTGATCGAAAAGGGCCTCGCCGTGGGCGGCACGCCTCGCAAGGTGCCGGTGATGCGTACGAAGAGCTGGGAGGCGCTCCTGTATCCGGCCGAGCCGGGGATGCCCTCGACGTCGGCGCTGTACTCGGTGGACGTCGCCTACCCGGCGCGCGCCCTCACCTTCTTCCCCGATGGAGAGGGCGGCATACTGCTGTGGTTCTTCGCGGCCTCCCTCGCGGCGGGATTTGCGCTCAAGAACCGCTTCGGCGTCACCCTGTAGCCGCCGATCGAGACGACGAGAGATCGACGTGACGAGCATGTTTGGCGAGTTCCTGCGGCGGCGGAAGTACGGGGAGCCCGTGGTCGTCGTCTCCGGCCTGCCGCGCTCCGGCACCTCCATGATGATGAAGATGCTGGAGGCCGGCGGGGTCCCCATCATGACCGACGCGATTCGCCAGGCCGACGTCGACAACCCCAAGGGGTACTACGAATACGAGCGCGTCAAGGATCTCGAGAAGGAGACGGACAAGACGTACGTCCGCGAGGGTCGGGGCAAGGCGCTCAAGGTGATCTCCTTCCTCTTGAAGGAGCTGCCCGACGACAACTTCTACCTGGTCGTCTTCATGCGCCGGCACCTCGACGAGGTGATCGCTTCGCAGAACAAGATGCTCGACCGGCGCGGCGAGAGCTCCATCGACGACAACGAGAGGATGGCCGAGGCCTACCGCAACCACTTGGCGTCGGTGAAGATCCTGGTCCGCAAGCGTCCGAACTTCTCGATGCTCGAGTTCCGCTACGACCAGGCCGTGAAGAACCCGCGCGAGGCCGCGCGCCTCGTGAACGCCTTCCTGGGCGGTCGGCTCGACGAGGCCGCGATGACTGCCGTGGTCGACGCGGAGCTGTACCGCAACCGCAAGACCTAGCAGGCTGCCGAAAAACCGCGCCGTAGCGAGGCGAGCGAGCGCAAAGTGAGACGGGCGCCCGAGGAGCGAGCAGCGGAAACGTAGCCTCTGCGCTACGTTGAGCAGCGAAGCGACGAGGCCGCCCGTCTCGCGCAGCGATCGCTCGCCGCAGTAGGCGGGGTTTTTCGGCAGCCTGCTAGGGTTGGAGCAGCCTGCGCCGCCAGCCTCTCCGGCCGCGCACGTACGCCTCGCGCAGGTGCAGGCGGTGCGCACCGCGCGTCCAGAACTCGATCGAGGCGGGCACGAGCCGAAACCCGCCCCAGCGCGCCGGACGCGGAACGGCGCGTCCACCGAGTTCGTGACGCAGGCGGCGCCAGCGGGCGAGCAGCCAGGCGTGACTCGGCATCGGCTGGCTCTGCAGCGAGACCGATGCGGCGAGCCGGCTGCCACGCGGCCGCGTCGCCCAGTAGGCGTCCGCTTCCGCGGCGGTGACACGCTCGATCCGTCCCTCGACGCGCACCTGCTTGCCGGTCGCGTCCCAGTAGAAGGCGAGCGACGCGCGTGGCCGTGCCGCGAGCTCGCGCCCCTTGCGGCTGTGCGTGTCGGTGAAGAAGACGAACCCGCGCGGCTCGACGCCCTTCAAGAGCACGAAGCGCACCGACGGCGCGCCGCCGCGCCCGACGGTCGCGAGCGCCATGGCGTCGGCGAGCGGCGCGCCCGCGCGGCACGCAGCGGCGTGCCAGCGACCGACTTTGGCGATGGGATCGACGCGCACGCGGGCGGATCATTCCCATGTCGTCGCGCTTTGACAACCGCGAGTCGGCCACGGTACGCGGCGCCCCCATGGGGGGGAGACTCGTCCGCGCGGCGCTCGCGGTCGCGATCGCCGGCGTGACGCAGGCGGCGAAGCTGCCGCCCGACGTCTCCATCGGACGCTTCGAGAGCCCGACGACGACGTTCCCCGTCCAGCCCACCTCGATCTTCGCGCCGGTCGTCGACGCGACGCCGGCGATCGACGTGGAGCGGCTGCGCGGCGCCCTGCCCCCGGTCGCGATCGACGTCCGCAATTCGCCGATCTCCCTCGATGGCGACTGGCGCTTCCGGCTCGAGGATTCCGATTGCACCGCTGACGAGACCGTGTGCCAGGGCATCGTCGAGCAGTGGTTCGCGCCCGGCTACGACGACACTCCCTGGCGCGCGCTCGCGGTGCCCGGCCACTACATGCGGCAGATCCCCGAGGACGAGCTCGGCGGCCGCGGCAGCGCCATGGCCTTTCACTTCGGGTGGTACCGTACGCGCGTCACGGTGCCCGACGACGTCGTCGGGGGCACACGCCGCCTGCGGCTGTTGTTCGAGGCGGTCGACTACCGGGCCGACGTCTGGTGGGACGGGGAGCTGCTCGCCAGCGGCGGCTCGCACCTCGGCACCTTCAACCCGTTCGCCTTCGACCTCCCGCCGACGACGGCCGCGGGCACCCACGTCCTCGCCGTCCGGGTGCAGAAGCCGCTCGATCCGGGCGTGCTCTCCTGCGGCCAGGGCACGGGCGCGGGCACGGATCTCAAGACGGTCCTCGACGGGACGAAGGGCTACTGGGACGGACGCCCGGGCGGCAACAACGACAACTTCGACGCGCCGACCAAGCAGTGGCTCCACACGGGCGGAATCGCGCGCCCGGTCTCGCTCCTCCCGACCGGGCCCGTCCGCATCGACTGGACGTTCGTCACGGCCCGCCCGAAGGGGCGCCGCAGCGCCGACGCGCGCTTCGCGTACACGCTCACCAATCGCTCGGACGTCGATCTGGTCGTCGTCGTGACGACGACCGTCGACGGCCCGGGCGTGAAGCATCGCGGTGGCCGGTCACGGACCGGCGTGGCCGCGCGCGTGTCGCTCCACCCCGGCGCGAACGCGTTCGAGCTGACGGCGCGGCTGCACGGCGTGCGGCCGTGGTTTCCGGCCGGCAATCCCGAGCTGGGCGACCCGGTCGTCTATTCGGCCACGACGACCGTCACCTTCGACGGCCCGAGCGACACGCGCACCGACGGCTTCGGCATCCGCTCGCTCGCGCACTACTCCGACCGCTGCGAGGATCGCTTCGCCGGCGTGCCGACCGACCCCGCGTGCGCCGACGAGTTCGACTACGTCGCGCCGCGTGCGCCGCGTGGGAGCGAGCCCGCGAAGCCCCTCTTCCAGCGCTTCGTCAACGGCGAGCGCATCTACGTGAAGGGGGCCGCCGTCGATCCGAACGCATGGACGGCCGGCGTCGATCGCCCGTTCGCCGAGCGCTACATGCAGCTCCTGCGCGGCATCAACGCGAACCAGATCGGCATGGCGGTCCAGATCGCGCCACCCGTGTTCTACGACGCCGCCGACGCCGCCGGCATCAGCATCGTCCAGGACTTCGAGCTCCAGTGGACCTACAACGACATCGGCTTCGTGTTCGGGTGCCAGCCCGACGGCAGCGCGTTTCCGACCGCGACCGGGCAGACGGCGATCGCCGATCGGGTCGTCGACACGGCGGGCCTCCTCGCCGCCGACATGGTCTACCTCCTCTACAACCACCCGGCGATCGTCCACTGGGTGGCGCACAACGAGCCCGCCTGGGAGCTCGCCGAGGTGCTGGGACCCGTCCTCACGACCGCGCAGGCCCTCGCCACCTTCAACCGCCGCCTCGATCGGCGCGTCGTCGACGTCGTCACGGGCATCGACGCGACCCGGCCGGTGAAGGCCGCCGCCGGCGTCGGCGACTCGCACCAGTACAGCGGCTACCTCCTGTGCTCCTTCTACGATCTGGTCGGGCTCGATCCGACGCGCACCATCTGCCTCGCCGAGTCGACGCGGCCGATCGCGCTGCTCACCGAGTTCGGGAGCCACGTCTGGCCGTTCTCGGCCAAGCGCTGGATGCCGCCCGATCGGCTCTTCCCGCCCGATCGCGAGACGCGCGCCACGACGTTCACCGACGCGAACCCGACGAATCCCACCGAGCTCGTGCCGTGGCTCCGGGAGTGGCTCTTCCACACCAGCACGGTCGCGACGCTCGAAGCGTACGTCGGGAGCGCCGCCGACTACGACCGCTTCCAGGACTTCGCCCTCGCCTCGCAGCTCTACCAGCGGGCGTTCTTGAAGTTCTACATCGAGCACTACCGCAAGGATCGCTACCGCCCCACCGCCGGTCTCCGCTTCTTCCAGTTCCGCGACTACTGGGACCAGGGCTACTTCGGCGTCTACGATCAGTTCGACGTGCCGTCGGCCGCGGCCGCGACCGTGCGCGATGCCTACGCGCCCGTGCTGGTGACGACCGAGGTGCCGAAGCCGGTGTACGCACCCGGCGAGCACGTCGCCCTGCCCGTCTGGGTCGCGAACGACGTGCACCGGCGCCTCCGCGCGACGCTCACGTGGCGGGTCGGGCGCGTGTCCGACGCGTACGTCCTGCGCGGCGTCGTCGATTTTCCCGATCCGCCGTACCAGGACCCGCGCCGGCTGTTCCTCGACGTCCCCGGCACGGCGCCGGTCCAGCCGGTCGTCACGACGGTGCGGCGCGCCGGCGCGACGCCGGTGGGCGAGGCGCTCGCGTCGGGACGTGCCCGCGTCGCGGTCGACGCCGACGGCGGCTCGCCGCCCGAGGGCGCCGCCGTGGTCGTGTTCGATGCGCCCGCAGGTCCGGAGCTCGTACGGTTCTACCTGGTCGAGCTCGAGCTGCGCCGAGGCAAGCGGCTCGTCGCATCGAACGCGCACGTCGTGACGGTGGCCGATCCCACCTGGAATCCGCCGTCGGGCCTCTCCGACGGAACGACGTCCTATGGCGAGGACGCGGGCGAGCTGCCGCTCGCCTTCACGCTCACGGTGCGCGGCCTCGGTGCCGGCGAGACCGCGTCGCTCGTCTCGCCTCAGTACGGCGGCGCGCTCGCGACCGTGGCGTCCGCGACTGCCGACGGCGACGGTACGGCGACGATCGGAGGCCTCGTCCCCGACGAGTACCTCGTGCGGCGCGCGCGCGACGTGGACGTCGCGCACGTGGGGCTCGTCGAGGACACGGCCATCACGATCCCTTCGCTTGGGCGCACGCCGGACGTGGCACGGCCCGGCCGACGAGTAGCGCCGACCGGGCCGTGAGATCAGCCGAGTATCACTTCACGAGGCTGAGGACGTTCGATGGGATGCAACGCAAGGCGCATGCCACGCGACGTCCCCTGCGTGTCCGGCACCTTGCCGAGAGCGTGGTCGATCCGATCTGCTTCGGATCGCGCACCCTGGGTGAATGCACGCAGCCGAAACGTCGCGCGCGAAACGCCCGCTCGTCCGCCGGACACCTAGGAACGTTGTCGCGCTGCCAGGATCGCCTCGTGTGGCACGGGATCCCACCGCGCGGCGCCACGTCGGAACACGCCCGGCAGGCAGATCCGCAGCCACCATGCGAGCCGCATGCGGCCGGGAACCCACACCTCGTGCTTGCGGCGCTCGATGGCGCGGAAGACGGCACGCGAGACGGCGGACGGCGGTAGCTTCTTTCCCTGGAAGGCGGTCGGCTCGTCCGTCTTCTGCCAGATGTCGGTATCGATCGGTCCGACGTGGATGACCGCCGCGTGCACGTTCGAGCCTTCGAGGTCGAGCCACAAGCCCTCCGTCAGACCCGTCAGGCCGAACTTCGACGCGGCGTAGACGGCCTCGCGCGGCGGCGGGAGCTTCCCGGCGACGGACGAGACGTTCACCACCCACCCTTCGCCCTGTCGCAGCATCGCGGGCAACGCGGCGACGATGAGGCGCGCCGGCGCGACGAGGTTCACGCGCAGCGTGTATTCGACGTCGCGCGGCGTCACGTCGAAGAACTGCTTGTGCTTCGGAATACCCGCGTTGTTGACCACGACGTCGAGGCGCCCGAATTCGGCCAGCGTGCGCGCGACCACGTCTTCGACGAAGCCCTCGGCGGCGACGTCGCCCGCGAGGCCGAGGGCCGTCCCGCCCGCGGCGACGCACGCGCGCGCAACGTCCGCGAGCAGCTCGGCGCGGCGCGCCACCAGGACGACCGACGCGCCGCGGGCGGCGAAGTCGAGCGCCACCTGCCGTCCGATGCCTGAGGAGGCGCCGGTGATCACGATCACCCGGCGGCGGTAGTCCACCCCCTGCCCCTCGCAGCAAGGTCCGGGCGGGTCAAGCCGGTCGTGCGCTTTTCACTCGGGCTCGCCGATTTCCCGGGACCGCAGAGCTCGTCGATGATCGGGACGCTGCAGCTCGTCGAGTCGCCGTAGGGGCGGGTCGGGGCCGCGCGGTCGGGGGGCAGGGCTCCGGCTTCGGCTCCGCCGCGCGACGACACACGCAGCACGTCAGGGGTCCGACATTTCGTCGCGCCGCTTCGCAGGCGCCTGCGCCCTGCCCCCCGACCGCGCGACGCTACGCGCGCGCGGCGCTCTCGCGCTGGCGCGTCTTGGTAGGGGAGTGAAGCGTGCGACGCTCGTCGTGCGTCCCACGTATGTCGCGCCGGCTTTGCCGGCCGCGACATGCCGGTCGCGCGGGACCGCACGCTCCACTCGCGCCCCCGGCCCAAGACGGAGTCTTGGGCCGGATCAATACCCTGCGGAGCCGTGGGGGGCGGCGGCGCGGGTGTAGACGAGGAAGGTCCGTTCGAAGGTCATGAAGACGGTGCCGTCCTCCTTCACGCCCTTCGTCTCGACGGTGACGACGCCCTGACCAGGGCGGGTGTCGGAGGGGCGCTTCGAGAGGATCGTCGACTCGGCGTAGATCGTGTCGCCGACGAAGACCGGCGCCGTGAGGCGGACCTTGTCCCAGCCGAGGTTCGAGACCGCGTTGCGGCTCGTCGACGTGACGCTCATTCCCGTGACCATCGCGAGGGTGAGGCAGCTGTTCACGAGCGGCTTCTTCCACTCGGTGTGGCCGGCGAAGTGCGCGTCGAAGTGCAGCGGGTGGGGGTTCATGGTGAGGTTCGTGAACCACACGTTGTCGGCCTCGGTGATCGTGCGCCCCGGACGGTGCTCGATCGTCGTGCCGGGCTCGAAGTCCTCGTAGTAGAGGCCCACGGACTCGCGGAAGCGGTTCTCGCCGACCCTTCGGTAGAGGTCCTTCTGCATGCGCGACTCCTTCGCGCACCGTAACGCGATCGTCAAACTCGCGTCATCGCCGCCGCTTCGCCCTAGCACTTGCGCACCGCGCACGATCGACGCGGCCCGGGCGGCCGTGTATGCATTCTGGCCCGATGTCGTCGACCATCGAGCACCTCGTCTCCGCCGACGGGACGCGCATCGCCTACTCCGTCATCGGCTCGGGACCGGCGCTGCTGGTCCTCCGATCGAACCCGGGACAGCTCGACCTCGATCTCGAAGTGCCGAGCGCGCGGCGGCGGCTCGAGTGGCTCGCCGAGCGCTTCACCGTGGTGCGGACCGACGCACGCGGGACGGGGCTCTCGCAGCGTGGGCCCGTCGAGCAGTCGATCGAGCGCTGGTGCGAGGACTGGGAGGCCATCGTCGAGCACGCCGGCCTCGACCGCTTCGCGATCCTCTCCGGCGGCCCGGCGTCGATCCTTGCGTTGACGCTCGCGCACCGCTGGGGCTCGCGCGTCACGCGCCTGGTGCTCACGACCGCCGTGGCGTCGGGCGCGGACCTCCGCGGACTCCCGGGGGCGACGATCATCGACCGCCTGCAGACGGACTACGCCCTCGCGATCGAGACGCTGGCGAGCACGATCCACGGCTGGTCGAGCAAGGAAGCCCGCCTCGCCGCCCAGGTGCACCGCGCGTCGCGCACGCCCGAGGAGTCCTCCGCCCTCGTGGCGCCGCTCCTCGCGGCCGACGTCTCCGACCTGCTTCCCGAGATCCACGTGCCGACGCTCGTCTGGCATCCGCGCGAGGGCTTCCTGTCGTCGCTCGACACCGCGCGGCGGATCGTCGCGCGGCTGCCGAACGCGCGCCTGCTCCTGCGCTCGGGCAACATCGTGCGGATCAACTACGACACCGACCGCACGGCGCCGGAGGTCGAGCGCTTCCTGTCCTGGGGCGCTACGCGGTTAGTCGCCGATATTTGATGCGGTGCGGTTGCTCGGCCTCGGCGCCGAGCCGCTTCTTCCGGTCGGCCTCGTACTCCTGGTAGTTGCCCTCGAACCAGACGACCCGGCTGTCGCCCTCGAAGGCGAGCATGTGGGTCGCGATGCGGTCGAGGAACCAGCGATCGTGGCTGATCACGACCGCGCAGCCGGCGAACGCGAGGAGCGCCTCTTCGAGCGCGCGCAGCGTGTCGACGTCGAGGTCGTTGGTCGGCTCGTCGAGCAGGAGCAGGTTGCCTCCCGACTTGAGGAGCTTGGCGAGATGCAGGCGATTGCGCTCGCCGCCCGACAGGTCCTTCACCTTCTTCTGCTGGTCGGGGCCCTTGAAGTTGAACGACGCGGCGTAGGCCCGCGAGTTGACCTCGCGCTTGCCGACCATAACGACCTCGTTGCCGCCGTCCGAGATCTCCTCCCACAGCGTGCGCTCGCCTTGCAGCGCGTCGCGGAACTGGTCGACGTACGACATCACGACCGTGTCGCCGATGCGAAGCGTGCCCCCGTCGGGCTTCTCCTGCCCGGTGATCATGCGGAAGAGCGTCGTCTTGCCGGCGCCGTTCGGGCCGATGACGCCGACGATGCCGCCCTTGGGCAGCATGAAGCTGACGTCGTCCATGAGCAGCACGTCGCCGTAGCCCTTGCGGACGCCCTTCGCCTCGATCACGAGGTCGCCGAGCCGCGGGCCCGCGGGAATCGTGATCTGCGCCACGCCCAGGCGCTGCTCCACCGCCTGGTCGGCCTTCAAGAGGTCCTCGTAGTGCGTAACGCGCGCCTTCGACTTCGCCTGGCGCGCGCGCGGCGCCATCCGCACCCATTCGAGCTCGCGGGCGAGCGTGCGCTGCCGCGCGGACTGCTCCTTCTCCTCCTGCGCCAGCCGCTTCTCCTTCTGCTCGAGCCACGAGGAGTAGTTGCCCTCCCAGGGGATGCCCTGCCCGCGATCGAGCTCGAGGATCCAGCCGGCGACGTTGTCGAGGAAGTAGCGGTCGTGCGTGACCGCGACGACCGTGCCCTTGTAGTCGTGGAGGTGCCGCTCGAGCCACGCGACCGACTCGGCGTCCAAGTGGTTCGTGGGCTCGTCGAGCAGCAGCAGATCCGGCTGCCGCAGCAGGACCTGGCAGAGCGCCACGCGCCGGCGCTCGCCGCCCGAGAGCTTCGAGACGTCGGCGTCGGGCGGCGGCAGGCGGAGCGCGTCCATGGCGATCTCGAGCTGGCGATCGAGCTCCCACGCGTTCGCGGCATCGATCCGGTCCTGCAGCCGGGCCTGCTCGGCGAGGCACTTCTCCATCGCCTCGTCGCTCATCGGCTCGCCGAGCTTGGCCGAGACCTCCTCGAACGTCGTGAGCAGCGCCCGCGTCCCGGCGACCGCCTCCTCGACGTGCTGCACGACGTTCTTCTTCGGGTCGAGCACGGGCTCCTGCGCCAGGCATCCGACCGTGTAGCCCTCGCCGAGGAACGCCTCGCCTGCGAAGTCGTGGTCGATGCCCGCCATGATGCGCAGCAGCGTCGACTTGCCGGCGCCGTTGTGGCCGAGCACGCCGATCTTGGCGCCGTAGTAGAACGAGAGCCAGATCCCCTTCAGGATCTCCTTGCCCTGCGCCGTCACCTTGCGCAGGTCCTTCATGGTGTAGATGAACTGCGGCATGACCGGTTAGAGCTACGGGACGGCGGCGTCGCGAGCAAGCAGCCAGCGAACGTCGTGTCCGTGGAAGCCGGTCGTCGCGACGAGGCGCTTCTCGCCCCCGGGCCAGATGGAGAGGTGCACCTCGGCCTGCTCGCCGCCCGGCTCCATGCCGAGCCAGGCGAACGGCGCCTCGCGCGTCGCGCGCGCGCCGGCCGCCCGCAGCGCGGCGAGGACGCGATCGAGGCTCGGCGGATCCAGGTACTGGAGCATGATCGAATGGAACACGACGGTCGCGACGCCCGGCGTGGGACGCGCGAGCACGTTTTCGAGCCAGTCGGCGGCGTTCGCCTGCACGACCGTCGCGGGGACGCGGCGCGCGACGTCGCACGCGGCGCGCAAGCGCGCCAGCCGCTCGATCTGATCCGCCCAGACATACGACAGGAGCGTCGTGCGGCCCTCGTCGGTCGTCGGATCGACCGGCGCCGGATCGCAGCCGGCGCGCTCGGCGACGCGCGCCGCGACGTCGAACGGAAGGCGGCCCGGGCCGAAGCAATCGCGCAGCACGACCGGTGAGGTCGCATCACCCCACGCCCGCCCGTCCGCCTCGTAGCGGAAGCGATCCCAGCGCAGGTTGAGGCCGCCGCTCGTCCCGATCTCGAGGCAGCGCAGCGGCAGCCCCGTCTCCCGTGCGACGGTGAGGAAGCCGCCGACCAGCGCGGCGGCGCGCTGCACCTCGTTCGTCTGCACGCCGCGCGACATGAGCGCACGCAACGTCTCGTTGCGCATGGCGACGAGCGCGTGAAACGCCGTCCAGGCGCGCTCGATGTCGCCGTCGCCGCCGGTCGACGGATAGTGCGCGGCGAGCGCCGGCGCCTCGCCCTCGAGCGCCAGACGGTGCGCGCCGCCCATCAAGCGCAGCGCCATCGCCGAGGCGACGGGCTGATGCGGATAGCCGGCCAGCACGCGCGCGACGGGCCCACCGGCGACGAGGTCGTCCGCGGCGCGTTCGAGGAGCACGGCGTAGAGCGGCGAGCCGAGCTTCCCGCAATAGGCCCCCTGCAGCCGCAGGTACTCGGCGACGTCGGTCACGAACGCCTCACCGTATACAAAGTACCCACGGCGAGGGGTGCATAGCCTATGCGCTACGCCGACGCGACGTGCGGATGTCGCCGCGGGCCGGCGTGGCGACACCTTTGCACCGCTTCCGCCGGGGCCCCTTCGCCG harbors:
- a CDS encoding alkaline phosphatase family protein yields the protein EVRFHGLPAGLMPFTGMVRFYAKELRPRFQVYASPVNISPVAPAQEISTPSRFAPELARLLGPFYTQGMPEDTNALKDKMFTDDDYVSQVALVQKDEQTMLDVALSRFDRGDTTFVYLSDIDLQCHMLWRHKDPKYPDAPPHPAREDAAARVHADDIEGYYRHVDGLLGEVRARLPPDALLVVMSDHGFQPFTREIHLDAWLRDHGWLVLKDGKQVGRIANGDVDWTKTRAYGIGFNSIYLNLAGREAQGIVSPAEADGVMARLSDELRAFTDPADGKPIVRRVIRGKDAYHGSRVAEAPDLVVGYDVGYGASDETTLGEVTPEVIADNRSRWSGNHLMDPEVVPGILLSNRKVVGEGHNLVDVTATILAWYGLPLNEGMSGKSIF
- the ettA gene encoding energy-dependent translational throttle protein EttA — protein: MPQFIYTMKDLRKVTAQGKEILKGIWLSFYYGAKIGVLGHNGAGKSTLLRIMAGIDHDFAGEAFLGEGYTVGCLAQEPVLDPKKNVVQHVEEAVAGTRALLTTFEEVSAKLGEPMSDEAMEKCLAEQARLQDRIDAANAWELDRQLEIAMDALRLPPPDADVSKLSGGERRRVALCQVLLRQPDLLLLDEPTNHLDAESVAWLERHLHDYKGTVVAVTHDRYFLDNVAGWILELDRGQGIPWEGNYSSWLEQKEKRLAQEEKEQSARQRTLARELEWVRMAPRARQAKSKARVTHYEDLLKADQAVEQRLGVAQITIPAGPRLGDLVIEAKGVRKGYGDVLLMDDVSFMLPKGGIVGVIGPNGAGKTTLFRMITGQEKPDGGTLRIGDTVVMSYVDQFRDALQGERTLWEEISDGGNEVVMVGKREVNSRAYAASFNFKGPDQQKKVKDLSGGERNRLHLAKLLKSGGNLLLLDEPTNDLDVDTLRALEEALLAFAGCAVVISHDRWFLDRIATHMLAFEGDSRVVWFEGNYQEYEADRKKRLGAEAEQPHRIKYRRLTA
- a CDS encoding DUF2332 domain-containing protein, which codes for MTDVAEYLRLQGAYCGKLGSPLYAVLLERAADDLVAGGPVARVLAGYPHQPVASAMALRLMGGAHRLALEGEAPALAAHYPSTGGDGDIERAWTAFHALVAMRNETLRALMSRGVQTNEVQRAAALVGGFLTVARETGLPLRCLEIGTSGGLNLRWDRFRYEADGRAWGDATSPVVLRDCFGPGRLPFDVAARVAERAGCDPAPVDPTTDEGRTTLLSYVWADQIERLARLRAACDVARRVPATVVQANAADWLENVLARPTPGVATVVFHSIMLQYLDPPSLDRVLAALRAAGARATREAPFAWLGMEPGGEQAEVHLSIWPGGEKRLVATTGFHGHDVRWLLARDAAVP
- a CDS encoding sulfotransferase domain-containing protein; its protein translation is MFGEFLRRRKYGEPVVVVSGLPRSGTSMMMKMLEAGGVPIMTDAIRQADVDNPKGYYEYERVKDLEKETDKTYVREGRGKALKVISFLLKELPDDNFYLVVFMRRHLDEVIASQNKMLDRRGESSIDDNERMAEAYRNHLASVKILVRKRPNFSMLEFRYDQAVKNPREAARLVNAFLGGRLDEAAMTAVVDAELYRNRKT
- a CDS encoding MaoC/PaaZ C-terminal domain-containing protein, whose protein sequence is MQKDLYRRVGENRFRESVGLYYEDFEPGTTIEHRPGRTITEADNVWFTNLTMNPHPLHFDAHFAGHTEWKKPLVNSCLTLAMVTGMSVTSTSRNAVSNLGWDKVRLTAPVFVGDTIYAESTILSKRPSDTRPGQGVVTVETKGVKEDGTVFMTFERTFLVYTRAAAPHGSAGY
- the pdxH gene encoding pyridoxamine 5'-phosphate oxidase, whose product is MRVDPIAKVGRWHAAACRAGAPLADAMALATVGRGGAPSVRFVLLKGVEPRGFVFFTDTHSRKGRELAARPRASLAFYWDATGKQVRVEGRIERVTAAEADAYWATRPRGSRLAASVSLQSQPMPSHAWLLARWRRLRHELGGRAVPRPARWGGFRLVPASIEFWTRGAHRLHLREAYVRGRRGWRRRLLQP
- a CDS encoding alpha/beta hydrolase gives rise to the protein MSSTIEHLVSADGTRIAYSVIGSGPALLVLRSNPGQLDLDLEVPSARRRLEWLAERFTVVRTDARGTGLSQRGPVEQSIERWCEDWEAIVEHAGLDRFAILSGGPASILALTLAHRWGSRVTRLVLTTAVASGADLRGLPGATIIDRLQTDYALAIETLASTIHGWSSKEARLAAQVHRASRTPEESSALVAPLLAADVSDLLPEIHVPTLVWHPREGFLSSLDTARRIVARLPNARLLLRSGNIVRINYDTDRTAPEVERFLSWGATRLVADI
- a CDS encoding SDR family NAD(P)-dependent oxidoreductase is translated as MDYRRRVIVITGASSGIGRQVALDFAARGASVVLVARRAELLADVARACVAAGGTALGLAGDVAAEGFVEDVVARTLAEFGRLDVVVNNAGIPKHKQFFDVTPRDVEYTLRVNLVAPARLIVAALPAMLRQGEGWVVNVSSVAGKLPPPREAVYAASKFGLTGLTEGLWLDLEGSNVHAAVIHVGPIDTDIWQKTDEPTAFQGKKLPPSAVSRAVFRAIERRKHEVWVPGRMRLAWWLRICLPGVFRRGAARWDPVPHEAILAARQRS